The sequence below is a genomic window from Liolophura sinensis isolate JHLJ2023 chromosome 2, CUHK_Ljap_v2, whole genome shotgun sequence.
CCCTGATTAGCCGCTGACACTCCCGGTTCTGGAACAGCTCCATAGTCTGTGCCATAACTGCGTCTGGTCCTTTCCGGTACTGGCAAACCAATGACATTTTGATAGGAGTGGTCTGTGTTATGGCTTGTTGTAGGGTTCCTTGAGCTCATATTTCTCCTGTAATACAACGGATTTAGCACATATTCGGCATTCatcatatttattcataaataaacaatttcttaCGTCCAGGCGTCGTATTAGAAATCTCTATGCCAATTGCTTGAATAATGAACATGACAgatcagtaattttttttacaaaactttgcGCACATCCCTTTCCTCACCTAGAGACAACAACAGCTAGGGCGACCACAGCCAGAAGAACCACTCCGCCTATACCTACTGCCAGACCGATCGTCAACGTTGAGGAATCCGCGGCTGTAGATGGAGGTGCGGCTGTAGATGCAGCTGCGGCAGTAACAACTGAAACGTAGTAAACATCAACAACTCAGTTTATGAGCTTCTTGATGACTGTTTAGCACAGTAGTATTTAATCCACAACCCATTATaatgttacatattttataaGGGAACTGAGAATTACTTCAATAGCCGATAAAAACATGCAACAGATTTATGCATGGAAGGAATCAGACACAGTGCGAACAGAAATACCGCACTTCGTCAGGCCGAACTACCTAGAGGCGGGGCTGATGTCATGTGGtctctgaggtaaactgacaagagaccgcaTTTCACCgcctacgtgtgaccatttaccagctatcacactgtggttgctgctcttgtttttctcTTAGTATTGAACGTCTAAATTACAAtccttgttcatgtacatgtaatcgaCCCAATGTAGTGACCGGAATAATTACTCTGTAACTCCTTAGGGTATCAAACCATATTGCACTGTGGGTGTGAAAAGATCTACGGACAACCGCCTGAATCTGCCTTTTCTTCCGCTGGTCCTTTGTACTTGCTTACCCAGATTGCATCCCACCTCTTCACCCTCTCTCTGTCTGTACCCCACCGCACACGCACACGTGTAATTGCCCACCGTGTTGGCACAAACGGAGTTGTTACCACATATGGTTTGATTTTCGGTACACTCGTCAATATCTGTATGGCACACGTAAAACATAAGCTTACATAACAActatacttttacatgtaacctGTGTCTGTATGGTGTTCATTTTTCGTTTGTTGCAAGCATACCTATCAACTATGAAATCTGTACCTCTGTCTCTCAACAAAATCAATAAACAGAAAAGAATATGTAAATTTCAGAGTAATTATAATTGATTTCATCATCTGTATATCATATTTACGAGAGCTAAGGCTGCGGAGCTATTTAGAGGCAGTGGTGACACCATGTGGCTTAATTGTTAATGTAACCCTATCAATAGAGTCACCACAATCATCTCTCCGTAACTGAGTTGGGGCCAAGTTTTTAGCATGATAATTTACTGAGGCAGCGCTATAAACATGGCGACGCGTTGGATCATTAAATGGATAACGGATTAGCGTCTAACACCACATTGTACTGTAAATATCGAAAGATCTACGGACAACCGCCTGAATCTGCCCTTTCGTCCGTTGATACCTGATACTTGCTTACTCAGACTGCATCCCACCTCTTCATCCTTTCTTTGCCTGTATCCCTCCGCACACGCGCATGTGTAGTTGCCCATCGTGTTTGTACAAACGGAGTTGTTACCACATATGGTTGGATTTTCGGTacactcatcaatatctgtATAGCACACGTAAAACATAAGCTTACAAAACAACtacacttttacatgtaaccTGTATCTTATATGGTGTTCATTTTTCGTTTGTTGCAAGCATACCTATCAACTATGAAATTTGCACCTTTATCTCTCCACAAAATCAGTAAACAGAAAAGAATATGtagattttaaaataattataaattaatttatttgacacatTAGATGATTAAATGGATGACGGGTTAGGGACAAACGCCATCATTGTATCATGCGTGTGGACAGACCTACGGAATAAGCGCCTTTATCTACCCTTTGTACTGCATCTGATTACATTTGCTTACCCAGATTGCACCCCACCTCTTTACCCTCTCTCTGCCTGTATCCCTCTGCACAGGCGCACCTGTGGTTGCCTTCCGTGTTTACACAAACGGCGTTGTTGCCACATCGCTCTGGCTTTTTTTCACATTCGTCAATATCTGGTTAGGACGTTTTAAGCATAAGCGAGATATAATTAACTACAAGAACTTGGCACATCTATGACATGCAGCCAATATACTCTTCACATGGGGTCAACAAAGCACTGGTTTCAAAACTACCTTTCTAATCGAAGCCAATATGTCCTTTATAATTACTGCTTTTCTGTAACATCCCAACGTGTCATGGATTGTAGGCCTATTCTAGGTCTTATACGCTGTCTACATTATATCAAAGATTTGTTTGATTCAGGTTTCACGCCGTTATTTCAATGTTAAAAATTACTTCTTCTGCCCGATTGGACTTTGTACTCTTTGTAGATGATATCAGCTTATTCGCCAGGAAGTATTAACGAAACCATAAATACTATGACacattaagttaaaaaaaagttcaagATTGGTTATATGCAAATAAGCTCTCATTTAATGTTGGGAAAACAAAAGTAATTATTGTAAAACCGTCTCGAAAGGGTTTCCATCCGGTATTTTCAACATGATTATGGGGAAACCATTTTAAAGTAGTGAATGTCGTCATCTGCCTTGGTATTTTTTTGAACGGTAAACTTCACTGGGGTCATACAAATCACATATGTAGCAGAGTATGTAGCCATATCGGACATTCACCATATTAAACACAGTGATAATAAAAAGCACTCTTAATACTCTATTATTCCATGACATTCTATCCTATGATATTTTAAGGTTTCGATGGTAAGAACCCAATGACCTCGTGGCGGTGTGGATTCACAAATGGAtgttatgaacattttagccataTAGCCCACTTGCAAAGACAGTgatgtaggctgtgttactttGTGGAGTGGGGGTTGTTCTAATCGCGCgttggtgcagctattgtaCAACAGATTACGCTCCACGCCTATTTTCCACCATGtcacttgcttttgaataattatgacgtaagCCGAAGCAATGAGTGTtaaaactaagcttatggagtatAACATCATGAATCAAAAGTAACTgaattttccttgtaataatatggatCAAAATATGGGCGATTACTCTATCCAGAAGTTTAAAACATACTGATCTCTTATTCATGGAACTACaaatttttaagaatttcaGGTTAAATCAAGTTGCTAGTGTCGTCCATGCCCATAAATCAATTCATCATCCGGAACAACTACATGtcaattttagaaatatttttacacGGCAAATTGATATATACAGTCACCCGACTAGAACTTTTAACTGTAATCTTCATAACCAatttttggggcctccgtggctcagtcggttagcgcgctagcgcagcgtaatgacccataagcctctcaccaatgcggtcgctgtcagttcaagtccagctcatactggcttcctctccagccgtaagtgggaaggtcttccagcaacctgcagatggtcatgggtttcccccgggctctgcccggtttccgcccaccataatgctggccgccttcgtataagtgaaatattcttgagtaaggcgtaaaacaccaatcaaataaataaataaaccataacCAATTTATTGCACGGCCTTTTTACAAACATCTAACAAACATCCAGAAATAAAACCGCGGCAGCTAAAAGTGTAAACCTGATTCGAGCCTGTGGCCTTAGTGGGAGAGCCAGCGAGGTACCCTGAGAATCAAACCTTATGACTGATGTAAAGTATTACTCACCTAGACACTGTCCTTTAGCAGACCTTTGTGCTCCAGCTGAGCAAAGACACAAATTTCTTACACCGACCTTTTCACACGTGGTGTTGACAGGACACACGCCCCATCCAGTCCCACATCTTTCTGTTTACAACAAAAAGTGTTCAGTATATTTTCCCGCGAACAGGACCCAGTTACACAAAATTGTGTTGACCGCCACAGAAAAGTAAGATGATTTCACAAGTATTTCTGTTGTACAGTCTACTAAATTCCGCGACAGCTCTCGTGCATTATGATTGAATCTATACGCCCATAACGATACGTCTTTCGTTCTTTTTTAAAGAATGTAAAGACATTTCCAGTATCGTTGTTGTTTATCTTATACTTTGTAATCTGGGCGAGAGCTAGCCATTATGTAAAGTAGTTACACAGACGTAAACTAGGATTTACTGTTAATTCACGCAGAAAAACATTAACGGTGGCAGGTTTTCATAGGCACAATCGGGTGTGGGTGTGTACAAGAGGGTACAAAAacgtacacatttgcttttctAGGAGAAGCAGCATTACTATATTATAGATACACTGTTAAATTTGTGTATGACCTTCACTCACGTAGACAAAACTGAAGCGATCTATCTGGAAAAGATATCGGGATATCTGAGTCTTCGGTACAACCACAGACACCTTGTACACATGTCGCCCTGTATCCACAACGCCCTCTACATCCGTCAGCTGTAAAATCTGTGAGAATTGACAGAAACATAAGATCAAATTTAACCAAAAGAGAAGTAAAtacaaaccaaacaaaataaaatttattccgTAggattaaaacacatttcatagATGTTATAAGTTAAGTGCGGTAATTATTGGATAACAGTTTTACTGGGAACTTACACGATTAATATAAGTTATATTAGCGTGTAACGTGCGTTATACGAGCTGATGTTTTGTCgacatgatcaatattttgacgaGCCCTCATTCAACAGATGGCTGCCCTTTTTACAGCAGTTTTGTCGCTGTGCCCATAACGTAGATGAACAGCTAGTTATTTACGAGTCTGCAATTTAATGGTCTttgaaaatgtgacaaaagttTTTCCACATATTGTTGTTGTCAACCGCTTTATAAAAAAGAAGGCATGAGAATTTAATGGTTTTGTGCCCAAATTTATTACTTGTTCATAAGTAACTGCCCATGTATCTATTGTCAActtcagtgtaaaaaaataatgaaaagtgtACATTAAACTGAGTAATGTAgcacttaaaatcactataTAACGAGAccggatttatgcattttttccgccaacactcgaTAGTCTCCTCAGAATTACATTATAAAAGTTCAGCCTTAAGAGCTaccagagcttcgccatttagttgAGTGTTAAAAAAAGCTAaaagagtgacaacaagcatgtCAAATTTCTTCAGGGAATGGTTTGCTCTTCTACATATGATTGTAAAAATACGTCATTCAATATccgttcagttttttttttcaagtatctAGAGGATTTGACCCTCAGGAAGGCGgggatttacagcacaagaaGAAAGGATTTTGAAAGGATTCAACAGAAACAACCGTATGTGTTCTCGCCAGCTGTTTTTCTACAACGACATCTGCACACaggttataatttttataattaggaccagtaACTAGACCTTTAATGACTTTAGGCTGTGTGCAGGATGTACGTCAGTGTGCCGCCGTCAAGCAGTTGATACTGTACAACCTGTCTCGTGTCTCATTTCGGGGGAGTTAAACCTGTTATACACTCAAATGATGTAAGACAATGAGTGTATAAATGTTCTTGTACCTTAGCTGTTCTGAGTCTTACATACTCGCCTACTTCGCATTTTGCCTACCTGTTTTCAGATAGGCGAATAGCGGTCAGAATCAGTTAGGATTAAGCTACATGAGTCAAGCCCATTACGACCCCTGGATCATTCACATGAGAAGCAATTTCATACATATTGGTCCAGCTAGAACACTCCAGTCTAAAGGAAAAAGTTCAACAGATGTGATTTTGGCAtcgaatattttatttgatgcGCAGTAAATAagtacacactgtacataaaCGAAATATATCAGTTATGTATGGAAATGCTTTTTTTAAGAAATGCTTTTagtgagcatatatatatatatatatatatagatatatatatatatataattttacaaTTTAATTAGGTACGAACATGCTTCAATTGGAGTCTTTTGGAGGGTTAGCCAGCTGACATTTCAATTTACGAAGTCCGTCgttaatgtttctgtatcacCGCTTCTTTAGTGCTGATGGGCATCTTCCTTCAAGCTGTGCCATCTTTTTTTATTGGTTGCCTCTTTATTCTTCAAGATGTTGATGTCCGTAAGCTCCTTCATTACTGTCGCGTTTACCTTTCTGTGACATCCTTCCAAGTGGTGGGTACTCCTGAGTCCTCCCTTGTCACGATGATTCCATATTAATCTGGGAAATCTCCCCTCCATACAGGCCTGGGTCACGTAGTCCGCCAACCTCAGCCGATAAAGTGGTTGCTTCATTCCGTATACTCTCCACTTGGTGCAGGGTAAGTACTGGAAGTACGCAGATTTCGTACAAACTTGAAAGAGTTCTGGGTCGGTTTGGTATAATGTTTGGAGAGCTAGCTTCTGGACCTGTCTCCAAATACACTGGTGTAGTGAAAATAACACCCGCTCACTTCTGCATCTGAGAAGACTTGACGTATGGCGTTGTGTGCGACAAACTCGTAGTTAAGTTAGAAGCGTGATGCCTGGAGCTGGATGTCGGCTCTTTTAGATGGCAAAGATGGGAGGTTCttaatatatatctcagttgggctttgattgcagctgtcaacatatccaacgtggcgatacAATTCAATGGCATGGATATACAGCCCCAAGCCTCGGGTTAAGCAgcattagacacaatcatgaggcaGAGTGACAGAGACTGTAACAGAAACTCTGATGTATAAATAGGTCATAGTTGATTTAGGGCGAGTGTTGCCTTAATTCTGATTTGTGAGTATGGGCCGATCAGAAATATAATGCCTGGGTGCATAGTGTAGTTAAGTGTGGTCAGTTTTCTTCAGTCTTAGCATAAAAGTGAGTTTTCTCTGTTCGAATTAGTTTGCTTGTTATAGGAAATTGCCTAGTaactgaaaatattgaaatgttgttgtggtttgaaATTtatagtaataaaaaaaaacaaagtatatgtaccaAGGGAAATCAGAGAATAGTAGTGTGGAATGTGCACAACGCGTGATAATTGTGTCTGAGAAAACCATGTACTGAGCTACCTGCCTTATACTTTGGTTATGTAAGTGCAGGATGTTCATCAGTGTGCCGCCATTAAACTCTTCAAGTCTTGTATCTGATttgagttatcttcccttacATATTCTTTGGCTGTTTGTTCACTTATTAATGTTTAAACATTCATTTATCAAATTAAATATCCCTTTTTCGTACTTTTGATCGTTTTAGTAATTTTGCTTGATATTTAAAAAAGCCAGTTGcttttatgtgtatttaaaatacaaatataaaacctGTAAATTATAATGCAGTTACTAAATTAACATCATTGTTTGTCATGTAAGTAGCTTAAGTAGATTAAACACCATTTGACAAACTGTCACACCAAGGAAAGGTAATCATGTCAGTTGTAACAAAAATCACAAATGCGAAAAACATATACAGGATGCAACAGAAGTGCATATGTTTTTCCCTTTATTCATGTCTTCAGAGAAcgtggcgtaatgacccaggagtctctcaccaatgcggtcactgtgagtccagctcatgcaggcttcctctccggctgtatgtgggaaggtctgccagcaacctgcggatggtcgtgggtttcccccgggctgtgcccggtttccacccaccataatgctgaccgccgtcgtataagtgaaatattcttgagtacggcgtaaaacaccaatcaaataaataaataagtaatgaaAGAACGTGGAGCCACGCTCTCGTTTTGGCTGCGGAAGCGAAAAGCGTATTCAGTCAAGGGCGAAACACATTCAGAAGAGAACACGGAGTTAATATACGGACAAAACAGCCAGAATAGTTCGAAAAACATTTGCAGCTCCATCATAGACTTGTCCCGGGCAGATCTGTGATACACCGTACAAGGCAATCTTTTTGGCCGTCTGTAATTGTGTTGCTGTATATATCTGACAGCTCGAAAAATCCTAGGTACTATTCCTGCACCTCGTACTTTCCATCTACCAAACGCAGGCATATATCAAATTGTTTCTTTCCGGAAATTCGAGACGATTCCTCAGATCACTTGTCGAACAGAGTTGACTGTCAGAGTGACATCATCTCAAATTAGCAAGCCTTATTGTACACTATGAAGTCAGTCAGACATGATGAATATGGGAGACGTGCCTAATGGAGAAGTTCAGCACATGTTTTCGATTGAAGATGGTTTACCATGTTTTCTTTATAGTCGAACAGCTATCCATCTAAATACAAGGTAAAGACACTTCCGTCGCAGGCGCCTTCAAAGCTGCCGCCTTGTTAGAGCAATTTAGCAAGCAACACAGTAACAAAGACTTAGGGGAGTTTTACAACCAAGTTGTGACTAAATCGGAGAGCTTCACAGGCAGCCCAACACTTCCCAGGAAGAAGGTCTCACTAAGAAGAATCGACGATTGTTTGGCGCCTCACTCCTTCTCCACTGCAGAAGATTACTTCCACAGACAATTCTTCCGAGTACTGGACGCCCCTGTGTCTGATTTGGAGAGAAGGTTTGATCAGAAGAGAAGGCACGTACTCCGTGGCTTTGAAAGTCCTCTGTGGGCGGCAAGTGGAGAACTTCCAAATATTTCACAGTATGGAGTAGAGCCGTATGGATCCAACGTTGACTTAGAACGCCTTAGTATCCAGTTGAAAATGCTCTATAACCTCTTCGAGTCAGAGAGCGGTGTCTTTAGCGTAACTAAAATGAACACAATTTCTCGGGACACGTCTTCTTCAACAACAAGCAAACCCTTTTCTAAAGTTGATAAGGTCGTGAGGCTGTACTATACCGTTTCCGTCACTTCAATCTCAAAGTGCACCATATCACGATGGTCCACTTTGTGGCACGACAAAGTGTAATTTTGCCCTCTAGTTTAAGCGCCATACAAATGTGAGATACCAAGCTGACTGAAGCAGACGACGCGAAAAACTGAttgcatttatgtatgtatgcatgggtgtatgtatgtatgtatgtatgtatgtatgtatgtatgtatgcgtgtagcgcagcgtaatgacccaggagtgtctcaccaatgcggtcgatgtgagttcaagtccaacccatgctggcttcctgtccggccgtacgtgggaaagtcttcagcaacctgcggatggtcatgtgtttcccccgggctctacccggtttccacccaccataatgctggccgccgtcgtataagtgaaatattcttgagtacggcgtaaaacaccaatcaaataaataaataaaaaagtatgtatgtgtgtgtatgtgtgtatttgtgaatgtatgtatgttttttcagtgatatgacggcaaggagtcattaggtgtccatatatactgtgtcttcgtGAGGCAGGACAACAGTTGTCGCCAgagaagtatcatgccgaagacaccagacataataccccacccagtcacgttatactgacaccggttcatccattcctttgttttttgctgagtgccaaacgaggcagctttaagtaccatttctaaaatctttggtatggtCAGACGAGTGTTTGCTACTGGATCTCCAGGGAGTGCAATATCTCGAATTGGTGAACCGCCCGTGATGTGTTCATATCCAATGAAGGGAAGAGGAAATTACAAGAGATTATACGTGCaataatatgtattattatgGGGACAAAATTCTAACTTAGAGCTATGTGCAAATAGTGTAGCATTATCAACAGGTATACTAATTATGAACGCTTTAAGCCTATAATGCATTCAGTTATCGTTTAATCGCTTCCATATTGAGACAACACTCACCCACACATTCTCCTGTAGACGGCGATCTGTCTTTAGATGAACACTCGCACAGGCGTTTGAATACCAGCGAAGCCCTCGTGTACAGGAGTACCAATTCACACGCAGTTTTGTCAGGACAGGTCTGAGACTGAGACCAACAACTCTCTGTGTGAAGACAAGGGTATTAAGATAGCTTTCTCCTCCCAATGGAATGTTTTTACTACCCTTAGAACGAGGTACAGTGTGTATTGTTCTCGTATCAGCTCACGTCTCATGTCAGAATGTATCACATGGCTTGCCCAGTTATTTCCttgcttttgatttatttatttatttatgtaattggtgTCTCACatcttgctcaagaatatttcaattatacaacggcggccaacattttTGTGTGAGGAAAACGAACAGAGCCTAGAACAGTGCTACACGCAACTACGACAAAGGTAAGAGTTTGAGATAACAACCAGATTTTGAGATATACTTGGCCAGAGGGATAACAGGCCAAGTGACAGTGCTCATTATGCATGGCAGGCGCCACTTGCAAAATTTCTTCCCATGGTCATACTGTGAAGGAACAAAATAGTCTACAGGCGAGAACTTGACTTGCTCAAGGCTGGAAATACTTGTTATGGTAACTACTGCTATCTGGGTTGTTAAATTGTGACGAATGTTTCTCCACATTATATTAATCTATTATTCACAATACTAAGTAATag
It includes:
- the LOC135462478 gene encoding adhesion G protein-coupled receptor E2-like encodes the protein MESQKPTRRWGEILISLVILISICVPGMETMNCGKTTCGHGTSCVKGGCRCNQGYAGLRSVPESNVLFCSKSCWSQSQTCPDKTACELVLLYTRASLVFKRLCECSSKDRSPSTGECVDFTADGCRGRCGYRATCVQGVCGCTEDSDIPISFPDRSLQFCLQRCGTGWGVCPVNTTCEKVGVRNLCLCSAGAQRSAKGQCLDIDECEKKPERCGNNAVCVNTEGNHRCACAEGYRQREGKEVGCNLDIDECTENPTICGNNSVCTNTMGNYTCACAEGYRQRKDEEVGCSLSKQVSDIDECTENQTICGNNSVCANTVGNYTCACAVGYRQREGEEVGCNLVVTAAAASTAAPPSTAADSSTLTIGLAVGIGGVVLLAVVALAVVVSRRNMSSRNPTTSHNTDHSYQNVIGLPVPERTRRSYGTDYGAVPEPGVSAANQGPGSAADVSTRSTIPP